From Psychroflexus torquis ATCC 700755, the proteins below share one genomic window:
- a CDS encoding S41 family peptidase encodes MNTLSVFRISSPLLLLFITFFSYSSLSAQGFEGYYQNPTLHNTTIVFAAEGDLWTVPLNGGLAQRLTTHQEEENFPSISPDGKTIAFSASYEGPVEVYTMPISGGLPIRWTYERDVSITNSWTPDGKIIYNTRAYSKVPDNQIITIDLATKEKTRIPLAQASEASYDSTGKTVYFVRPAYHRNVTKRYKGGTARQIWKFTQGADEAIKLTKDYLGGSHHPMWFSGRVYFISDRDGIMNIWSINENGEDLKQHTTHKEFDVRSASVSKGIIVYQMAADLWQHNLASNASKKINIKLVSDLDQLREKWDDNPVQYITSVHPDADGERIVITARGKVFVAPVKSGRFVSFADKAAVRFRDAVFSHDGSTIYTLSDESGEFEFMSMPSNGQGAEKRLTRNGDLLRYGGEPSSDGKWIAYDDLESNMYVLEIATGVSKKISTNQEGIRDFAWSPDNKWLAFVQSALNTMTQIKIYNVDTGVSFDLTTDRANSFNPRWSPDGEFIYFLSDRSFTSLVGSPWGARQPEPYFDASEIIYHVALKSGTRSPFREDDELFDENKKKDTSSKTDQKKKNESEENIAELVVSIDEAGIQERIIEVPIKPGNYDGLEVNKKALYVMSSETGVNAKSHLSFVKIDTKDISLKTMVSDVNSFEITGNGEKILVKKEQSYYMIHAGTEKVSDLSKSKINLSGWKFPITPKDDWKQIFTDAWRMERDYFYDKNMHGVDWDAMHTKYLPLVDRVTTRNELSDLIGRFVGELSALHTSVRGGDRRDDDNKISIASLGAVFNRDVQNNGFKIEYIYKVDPDYPDQKSPLDDPYLEMRAGDIITQVNGKDALSAIDIGALIRNETGKQVRLTVLRGSASRDIIVKPVANDYNLRYGDWEYGNRLDVEKKGENEIGYLHLRAMGSNDISQFYREFYPVFNKSGLIVDVRYNFGGNIDSFILEKLLRKAWMYWKSRSGEPYWNMPYAFRGHIVVLVNENTYSDGEAFADGFKKLKLGTTIGTRTWGGEIWLNSANRLSDNGIARAPMYGVYGDNGEWLIEGHGFEPDIEVDNLPHATFNGQDAQLDAAIKYLKQLIKEDPREVPVPPAYPDKSFNTNKKKKD; translated from the coding sequence ATGAATACATTATCAGTTTTCCGGATATCAAGCCCCCTCTTACTTCTTTTCATTACTTTCTTTTCCTATAGTTCTTTATCTGCACAAGGGTTTGAAGGCTACTATCAGAACCCTACTCTTCACAACACTACAATTGTCTTTGCCGCCGAAGGTGATCTTTGGACAGTTCCTTTAAACGGTGGCTTAGCACAACGGTTAACCACCCACCAAGAAGAAGAAAATTTTCCTTCGATATCTCCTGATGGAAAGACCATTGCTTTCTCTGCTAGCTATGAAGGGCCAGTGGAGGTTTACACCATGCCCATATCAGGAGGATTGCCTATACGCTGGACCTATGAACGGGATGTATCTATCACCAATTCTTGGACCCCAGATGGCAAAATCATTTACAATACTCGGGCCTATTCTAAGGTGCCTGATAATCAAATTATAACCATAGATTTAGCCACCAAGGAAAAGACGAGGATTCCTCTTGCTCAAGCCAGTGAAGCGTCCTACGATAGTACTGGTAAAACGGTGTATTTCGTAAGACCAGCTTATCATAGAAATGTGACCAAGCGCTATAAAGGAGGTACAGCTAGACAAATATGGAAATTTACACAAGGAGCAGACGAGGCTATTAAATTAACAAAAGATTACCTTGGTGGTAGTCATCACCCGATGTGGTTTTCTGGACGGGTTTATTTCATCTCAGATCGAGATGGTATAATGAATATCTGGTCTATAAATGAAAATGGAGAAGACCTCAAACAGCATACAACGCACAAAGAATTTGACGTCCGTTCTGCTAGTGTTTCTAAGGGCATAATTGTGTACCAGATGGCTGCAGATCTATGGCAGCATAATTTAGCCTCCAATGCTAGTAAAAAAATCAATATCAAGTTGGTGTCTGATTTGGATCAACTGCGAGAGAAGTGGGATGATAACCCCGTTCAATACATCACTTCTGTGCATCCTGATGCTGATGGAGAGCGAATTGTTATCACGGCTAGGGGTAAAGTTTTCGTTGCTCCAGTCAAGTCAGGTCGATTTGTATCCTTTGCAGATAAGGCGGCTGTCAGATTTAGAGATGCCGTATTTTCTCATGATGGCTCAACTATCTATACACTCTCAGATGAATCTGGAGAGTTTGAATTTATGAGTATGCCCTCTAATGGTCAGGGCGCAGAAAAGCGTTTGACACGTAATGGAGACCTGCTTAGATATGGGGGTGAACCTTCTTCAGATGGAAAGTGGATTGCCTATGACGATTTAGAAAGCAATATGTATGTGCTTGAGATAGCTACCGGTGTTAGTAAAAAGATTTCTACGAACCAAGAAGGTATTAGAGATTTTGCATGGTCTCCAGATAACAAGTGGTTGGCATTTGTACAGTCTGCTTTAAATACAATGACACAAATCAAAATTTACAATGTGGATACTGGAGTTTCCTTTGACCTAACTACAGATAGAGCCAACAGCTTCAATCCAAGATGGAGCCCTGATGGTGAGTTTATTTATTTTCTTTCGGATCGAAGTTTCACCTCTTTAGTTGGCAGCCCTTGGGGTGCTCGACAGCCTGAACCTTACTTTGACGCTAGTGAAATAATATATCATGTCGCACTGAAAAGTGGCACACGCTCCCCTTTCCGAGAAGACGATGAACTCTTTGATGAAAACAAGAAAAAGGACACATCTTCTAAAACAGATCAGAAGAAGAAAAATGAGAGTGAGGAAAATATAGCTGAATTGGTAGTCAGTATTGATGAAGCTGGAATTCAGGAAAGGATCATAGAAGTTCCTATTAAACCCGGCAATTACGATGGTCTTGAAGTGAATAAAAAAGCACTCTATGTCATGTCAAGTGAAACTGGGGTCAATGCCAAGAGTCATTTGTCCTTTGTAAAAATAGACACTAAAGATATCAGCCTTAAAACCATGGTAAGTGACGTTAATTCTTTTGAAATCACTGGTAATGGAGAAAAAATTCTTGTAAAAAAAGAGCAAAGTTATTATATGATCCATGCAGGAACAGAGAAGGTAAGTGATCTCTCAAAAAGCAAAATAAATTTGAGCGGATGGAAGTTCCCAATCACACCGAAAGACGACTGGAAACAGATCTTCACCGATGCATGGCGTATGGAGCGCGATTATTTTTATGATAAAAACATGCATGGTGTAGATTGGGATGCGATGCATACCAAGTATTTACCACTTGTTGACCGGGTCACTACGCGCAATGAACTTTCTGATCTCATCGGTAGATTTGTTGGAGAGCTATCTGCCTTGCATACCAGCGTTCGCGGTGGTGATCGAAGAGATGACGATAACAAAATCTCAATAGCCAGTTTGGGAGCTGTCTTTAATAGAGACGTGCAGAACAACGGTTTTAAAATTGAGTATATCTATAAAGTTGATCCCGACTATCCCGATCAAAAATCACCTTTAGACGATCCCTATTTAGAAATGCGTGCTGGGGATATAATTACCCAAGTCAATGGTAAAGACGCCTTATCAGCCATTGATATAGGCGCGTTGATTCGTAATGAGACCGGGAAACAAGTCCGACTGACAGTCCTCCGAGGCTCCGCCTCTAGAGACATCATCGTAAAGCCAGTAGCCAATGACTATAATCTTCGCTATGGCGATTGGGAATATGGCAACCGTCTTGACGTGGAAAAAAAGGGTGAGAACGAAATAGGTTATCTCCATTTAAGGGCTATGGGCAGCAACGATATCAGTCAATTTTATCGTGAATTTTACCCTGTTTTCAACAAGTCGGGCTTGATTGTAGATGTGAGATACAATTTTGGAGGTAATATCGATAGTTTTATTCTGGAAAAACTTTTAAGAAAAGCGTGGATGTATTGGAAATCAAGGTCAGGAGAACCCTACTGGAATATGCCTTACGCCTTTAGAGGCCATATTGTTGTGCTTGTAAATGAAAACACGTATTCCGATGGCGAAGCGTTTGCGGATGGTTTCAAGAAGCTAAAGTTAGGGACAACCATAGGAACTCGAACTTGGGGTGGTGAGATATGGTTAAATAGTGCCAACAGGCTGAGTGATAATGGGATTGCAAGAGCTCCTATGTATGGTGTATATGGTGACAACGGAGAATGGCTGATTGAAGGCCATGGATTTGAACCCGATATTGAAGTGGATAACCTTCCACATGCCACGTTTAATGGACAAGACGCGCAACTAGATGCTGCGATCAAGTATCTTAAGCAACTCATCAAAGAAGATCCTCGAGAAGTCCCTGTTCCTCCCGCTTATCCAGACAAATCTTTTAATACTAATAAAAAGAAGAAAGACTAA
- a CDS encoding amidohydrolase family protein, protein MKLQFLFLSFILLFLNSCKQESPKVSSLANYQGDETYSIIFGSTTVGHLKTHTDGDTIQIDYDYKNNGRGPTMKETIVLNTEGFPVQWNITGNTTFGNTVDEQYTLNGNAASWTDATGSGSTTVDSALWYVNQSGSPYAAILTLRSLLKAQDYSADILPAGTLRLTEMEKIKVSVDSTTTSLTTYAISGADLNPSYLIADNEQGLFAVISPLFIIVREGFEAKEKELRAYAEKYSAERFESLQKKYAHNYGKKVRITNVKLFDPTTLGLTELSSVLVDGERIVSIDAPEAVGQDEVVIDGANGTLVAGMYEMHAHAGDEGALLNVLAGVTSFRDMGNDNAVLEDLIKKINSGVLAGPRIHRLGFIEGKSDYSANNGILVSSQEEALAAVDSYHDMGFYGIKLYNSMNGDWAPAIVEKAHGYGMFVCGHVPAFSNANAMLRAGYDEMTHINQTMLGWVLTPEEDTRSLLRLTALKRFPELDLNSPRVQETMDLFVQNKTAMDPTLAIHEVLMKARNGEVREGTKDFIDHMPPNTQRGYKVALADIASPEDDQKYRGGYDKIVETLKMMKDKGIFIVPGTDLGGAFMYHRELELYQQLGYTPAELLKLASYDMANYLGDKDLGSIAPGKLADFFLIPGNPVEDLKAIKTISMVSRGGTFYYPSEVYPAFGIKPFTPLPVVKE, encoded by the coding sequence ATGAAACTACAATTCCTCTTCTTGTCTTTTATCTTATTATTTCTGAATTCCTGTAAACAAGAATCCCCCAAAGTATCCTCTTTGGCCAACTATCAGGGAGATGAAACCTATTCCATTATTTTTGGTAGTACTACTGTGGGACATCTTAAAACTCATACCGATGGTGATACCATCCAAATAGATTACGATTATAAAAACAATGGTCGTGGACCTACCATGAAGGAAACCATTGTCCTAAATACGGAGGGTTTTCCAGTTCAATGGAATATCACTGGGAACACAACATTTGGGAATACCGTCGATGAGCAGTATACATTGAATGGAAACGCTGCTTCATGGACAGATGCTACCGGAAGTGGAAGTACTACAGTTGATAGCGCTTTGTGGTATGTCAATCAATCGGGGAGTCCTTATGCAGCAATTCTAACACTGCGTAGCTTGTTAAAAGCACAGGACTATTCAGCAGATATACTTCCAGCAGGCACACTGCGGCTCACAGAGATGGAGAAAATTAAGGTTAGCGTTGATTCAACTACCACCAGCCTCACCACCTATGCTATATCTGGAGCCGATTTAAACCCATCTTATCTTATTGCCGATAATGAACAAGGCTTGTTTGCGGTGATTAGCCCGCTGTTTATTATTGTACGTGAAGGGTTTGAAGCAAAGGAAAAAGAACTTCGGGCTTATGCCGAAAAATATTCTGCAGAACGATTTGAATCACTTCAAAAGAAATATGCCCATAACTATGGGAAAAAGGTACGCATCACCAACGTAAAACTATTCGATCCCACTACTTTGGGACTCACAGAACTTTCATCAGTGTTGGTGGATGGCGAGCGGATTGTGAGTATCGATGCCCCTGAAGCAGTGGGCCAGGATGAAGTAGTCATCGATGGGGCAAATGGTACCTTGGTAGCAGGAATGTATGAAATGCATGCTCATGCTGGAGATGAAGGTGCTTTGCTAAATGTGTTAGCCGGTGTTACATCTTTCCGAGATATGGGGAACGATAATGCTGTATTGGAGGATTTAATAAAAAAAATCAATTCAGGAGTTTTAGCTGGACCTAGAATTCACCGATTGGGTTTCATTGAAGGAAAAAGTGACTATAGTGCAAATAATGGAATTTTAGTCTCCAGCCAAGAAGAAGCCTTGGCTGCTGTAGATAGCTATCATGACATGGGTTTCTACGGAATTAAATTATACAACTCTATGAATGGCGATTGGGCACCAGCCATAGTTGAAAAGGCGCATGGCTATGGGATGTTCGTCTGCGGCCATGTTCCTGCATTCTCAAATGCTAATGCCATGTTACGAGCTGGATACGATGAAATGACCCATATCAATCAAACTATGTTAGGATGGGTATTAACTCCAGAGGAAGATACACGCTCCCTGCTTCGTCTTACGGCGTTAAAAAGATTTCCAGAACTAGATCTGAATAGTCCTAGAGTACAAGAAACCATGGATTTATTTGTTCAAAACAAGACTGCCATGGATCCCACCTTGGCCATCCACGAAGTGTTAATGAAAGCTAGAAATGGTGAAGTCCGAGAGGGTACCAAAGATTTTATAGATCATATGCCGCCAAATACTCAACGTGGATATAAAGTGGCATTAGCAGATATTGCTTCCCCCGAGGACGACCAAAAGTATCGTGGGGGATATGACAAAATTGTGGAGACCTTAAAAATGATGAAAGATAAAGGAATCTTTATTGTTCCCGGAACTGATTTAGGAGGAGCCTTTATGTACCATAGAGAATTAGAGCTTTACCAACAATTAGGTTATACACCTGCAGAGCTGTTGAAATTGGCCAGCTATGATATGGCGAACTATTTAGGGGACAAGGATTTGGGAAGCATTGCACCTGGTAAACTGGCAGATTTCTTCTTAATTCCTGGAAATCCAGTAGAGGATTTAAAGGCTATCAAAACAATTTCAATGGTATCTCGTGGGGGAACTTTCTATTATCCAAGTGAGGTGTACCCTGCTTTTGGTATAAAACCCTTTACTCCACTACCAGTGGTAAAAGAATAA
- a CDS encoding transposase, whose product MNYINNKSTNATTESFNAKIKEFRTQFRSLRDVKLFLYKLAKLFA is encoded by the coding sequence TTGAATTACATAAATAACAAAAGCACTAACGCTACAACAGAATCTTTCAATGCTAAAATTAAAGAGTTTAGAACTCAGTTTAGAAGCCTTAGAGATGTGAAATTATTTCTATATAAATTAGCTAAATTATTCGCATAA